In Torulaspora globosa chromosome 1, complete sequence, a genomic segment contains:
- the TLG1 gene encoding Tlg1p (ancestral locus Anc_5.593) yields MSIEQDPFEQVVKDTREQIDRLSHYLSGNGYQRGDEVAEIIQDVAETIEDLNKSLVVMTRNGQDTRAREADVRGLERALQLLKDQRPLPADVEEAPAATANENPFENAMQEQLLREQDTHLDSIHHTMANLHLQAQTMGNELEDQGQLLDEMDSNMDSLGGKLARGRRQLEWIYQKNSERYNDCCIVLLIAALIVLLVLAFVA; encoded by the coding sequence ATGAGCATCGAACAGGATCCCTTTGAGCAAGTGGTCAAGGACACCAGAGAGCAGATCGACAGACTTTCCCATTACCTGAGCGGCAATGGGTACCAGCGTGGCGACGAGGTGGCTGAGATCATACAAGATGTGGCAGAGACGATCGAGGATCTCAACAAGAGTCTGGTAGTCATGACGAGGAACGGCCAGGACACTAGAGCCCGGGAAGCTGACGTTCGCGGTCTCGAACGGGCGTTACAGCTTCTGAAGGACCAGAGACCTCTACCAGCAGATGTCGAAGAGGCTCCTGCCGCAACAGCCAACGAGAACCCGTTCGAGAACGCTATGCAAGAGCAGCTACTGAGAGAACAGGACACCCATTTGGACTCTATCCATCACACAATGGCCAACCTACATCTACAGGCGCAGACGATGGGCAACGAGCTCGAAGACCAAGGACAGTtgctcgatgagatggacTCCAACATGGACTCGTTGGGAGGCAAGTTGGCAAGAGGTCGCCGCCAGCTCGAATGGATATACCAAAAGAATAGCGAACGCTACAACGACTGTTG
- the SDC1 gene encoding Sdc1p (ancestral locus Anc_5.594), with amino-acid sequence MNDQQEPRYHEDLDLVNLPETVGGSETRRYLNQHVVPELLKGMRLIATEKPRDPLRVLGEYLVKKSEQSSKD; translated from the coding sequence ATGAACGACCAGCAGGAGCCCCGTTACCACGAGGATCTGGACTTGGTAAACTTGCCAGAGACGGTGGGTGGCTCGGAGACGAGGCGGTATCTGAACCAGCACGTCGTACCCGAGCTGCTCAAGGGCATGAGACTGATAGCGACTGAGAAGCCTCGAGATCCGCTGCGAGTGCTGGGCGAGtatctggtgaagaagagcgAGCAGTCTTCGAAGGACTGA
- the UGO1 gene encoding mitofusin complex protein UGO1 (ancestral locus Anc_5.595), whose product MDGPGNRSQIRPYYDPDTFNAGYSAVFKADEGVVDTSGHSIASKLSIVQSAGKGVRSRLLGEGKCSNGGALSGGKRLLSKGLGGDNSDTPKSVSDMEWIDFLNLKAWKKVLAQLLDQFLRRYARHLVQQPFEVARCLQQVGDFSVPSTPDIPVPVELRDEEDEDENAEIDFFPSTNEQEVLPHLETNEIDKSLVKEAHSGVDSSYTSNLVLRPESNHTVDILNCLMDSEGVRGLWKANNTTFIYNFLSVTLDAWFTGLISPFLGIPDPYFMDIIHSPDVKSSILLTFAANALTKMVLLPLDIIRTRFIVTSLQRGSKPIRSLRRLIRRWSWRSDAVSIPLDMWVLTTLQSLVTLTFNKAFEVLIYHQWNVERHSQARWYHSLTFASQTVELFIKLPLENLLRRSQVNYLVNNKRNPWAIESEDLIVTPVGYPGVWRSIRNKRYSAGLWNGWRVGLMSLFCGYGFEIMNTDSVDLEQEKF is encoded by the coding sequence ATGGATGGACCAGGTAATAGATCACAGATAAGGCCATACTATGATCCTGACACCTTCAACGCTGGTTATTCCGCGGTTTTTAAAGCAGATGAAGGAGTGGTGGACACCAGCGGTCACTCAATTGCTTCGAAACTTAGCATAGTGCAATCTGCTGGCAAGGGGGTGCGTAGTCGTCTACTTGGCGAAGGGAAATGCTCAAATGGAGGTGCGCTGTCCGGTGGGAAACGTTTGCTGTCGAAGGGGCTCGGTGGGGATAACAGTGATACGCCCAAGAGTGTCTCGGATATGGAGTGGATCGATTTTTTGAACCTCAAGGCATGGAAGAAAGTTCTGGCACAGTTGTTAGACCAATTTCTGAGGAGATACGCGCGCcatcttgttcaacagcCGTTCGAGGTTGCGAGGTGCCTGCAGCAAGTGGGAGACTTTAGCGTTCCGAGTACGCCAGACATACCTGTGCCCGTTGAGCTACgagacgaagaggatgaagacgagaaTGCGGAAATTGATTTCTTTCCCAGTACAAACGAGCAAGAAGTGCTGCCTCACTTGGAAACCAATGAGATAGACAAATCCTTAGTCAAGGAAGCACACAGCGGTGTCGACAGCTCCTACACTAGTAACTTAGTCCTCCGTCCGGAGTCAAATCACACGGTCGACATTCTGAATTGTCTTATGGACAGTGAAGGTGTCAGGGGACTGTGGAAGGCCAACAACACAACGTTCATCTATAATTTCCTTTCAGTAACGCTGGATGCGTGGTTTACAGGGCTAATATCGCCGTTCCTAGGGATTCCAGATCCATACTTCATGGACATAATCCATTCGCCAGATGTGAAATCCTCGATCCTTCTAACTTTCGCGGCGAATGCGCTAACCAAGATGGTGCTGCTGCCGCTAGATATCATAAGAACGCGGTTCATCGTTACGTCGCTACAAAGGGGCAGCAAGCCCATCAGGTCTCTGAGAAGGCTGATACGCCGCTGGTCCTGGCGTTCCGATGCCGTGAGCATTCCACTTGACATGTGGGTGCTGACCACTCTGCAGTCACTGGTCACTTTGACGTTCAACAAGGCGTTTGAGGTGCTCATATACCACCAGTGGAACGTCGAGAGGCATTCACAGGCCAGGTGGTACCATTCTCTAACATTTGCTTCCCAAACAGTCGAGCTATTTATCAAACTGCCGCTAGAGAACCTGCTGCGCCGCTCCCAGGTGAACTACCTCGTCAACAACAAGCGCAATCCTTGGGCCATCGAGAGCGAAGATCTGATAGTGACGCCCGTAGGCTACCCCGGAGTGTGGCGCTCAATCAGGAACAAGAGATACTCTGCAGGGCTCTGGAACGGCTGGAGAGTCGGGTTGATGAGTCTGTTCTGCGGCTACGGATTCGAGATAATGAACACCGACTCTGTAGACCTGGAACAGGAAAAGTTCTGA
- a CDS encoding 60S ribosomal protein eL27 (ancestral locus Anc_5.597) has product MAKFLKAGKVAVVVRGRYAGKKVVIVKPHDEGSKAHPFGHALVAGIERYPLKVTKKHGAKKVAKRTKIKPFIKVINYNHLLPTRYTLDVEAFKSVVSTETFEEPSQREEAKKVIKKAFEERHQAGKNQWFFSKLNF; this is encoded by the exons ATGGCtaagttcttgaaagctgGTAAAGTTG CTGTTGTCGTTCGTGGTCGTTACGCCGGTAAGAAGGTTGTCATTGTGAAGCCTCACGATGAGGGCTCTAAGGCTCACCCATTCGGTCACGCTTTGGTCGCCGGTATCGAGAGATACCCATTGAAGGTCACCAAGAAGCATGGTGCTAAGAAGGTCGCCAAGAGAACCAAGATCAAGCCATTCATCAAGGTCATCAACTACAACCACTTGTTGCCAACCAGATACACTTTGGATGTGGAAGCTTTCAAGTCAGTTGTGTCCACCGAGACTTTCGAAGAACCATCTCAACGTGAAGAGGCAAAGAAGGTCATCAAGAAGGCATTCGAAGAAAGACACCAAGCCGGCAAGAACCAATGGTTCTTCTCCAAGTTGAACTTCTAA
- the DIA4 gene encoding putative serine--tRNA ligase DIA4 (ancestral locus Anc_5.598), with amino-acid sequence MSWTSRRAISSAALLHGVLRRPQYNVKSVLKSIDKYQDAIAKRQLKSGSDLAQKLAQLPLSCETIKGLNQRLATIQKERKAVEALIKKDKSNIATLSSEIKRFKEQHRQVADQLEVAEFELNDLCGSLPNLVSPTTPLSEPQIVQWINPKESYKPDPGRDHVSIMLKKSMVDFQTAANVSGTSWFYLLNEGAELEQALVSYALRRAKEAGFQMCIPPSIVRNEVIDSCGFRPRDMNNEQQIYHIGGSSLGLTATAEIALAGLGINKVIDLSNGPRRLVGVSRSYRAEAGARGKDTKGLYRVHEFTKVELFCWSRPEESDELLENLKDLQMDIVSSLGISAKVLNMPANDLGAPAFKKYDIEAWMPGRGSFGEISSSSNCLDFQSRRLNTKYKDQTTSKLEYVHTLNGTAMAVPRVILALVENNYDPSTGTVAIPEPLRDFMGGKTFI; translated from the coding sequence ATGTCGTGGACGTCGAGACGAGCGATAAGCAGCGCTGCTCTGCTTCATGGAGTACTGAGGAGGCCGCAATACAATGTCAAGTCGGTTCTTAAGAGCATTGATAAGTACCAGGATGCCATAGCGAAGCGACAACTGAAGTCCGGTTCAGATCTGGCACAGAAACTGGCACAATTACCACTCTCTTGCGAAACCATCAAGGGACTGAACCAAAGACTAGCTACCattcagaaagaaagaaaagctGTTGAggctttgatcaagaaagataAGTCCAATATTGCAACTCTATCGTCGGAGATCAAACGCTTCAAAGAGCAACATCGTCAGGTAGCTGATCAACTAGAAGTTGCTGAGTTCGAGCTGAATGATCTCTGCGGATCACTGCCGAACCTAGTCTCCCCCACAACGCCTCTCAGCGAACCACAGATTGTTCAGTGGATAAATCCTAAAGAATCTTACAAGCCAGATCCGGGCCGCGATCATGTCAGCATaatgttgaagaaatcgatggTTGACTTCCAGACTGCTGCCAACGTAAGTGGTACTTCGTGGTTTTACCTATTGAACGAGGGCGCCGAGCTGGAACAGGCATTGGTATCTTATGCCTTACGGAGGGCTAAAGAAGCCGGGTTTCAGATGTGCATTCCACCAAGTATTGTTAGGAATGAGGTGATTGATTCTTGCGGTTTCAGACCGAGAGACATGAATAATGAGCAGCAGATCTACCATATCGGTGGCAGCTCATTAGGACTGACGGCTACTGCTGAGATCGCCCTCGCAGGCCTCGGGATCAACAAAGTGATAGACTTATCAAACGGTCCCCGGCGTCTCGTTGGAGTGAGTCGCAGCTATAGAGCAGAGGCAGGGGCTCGAGGTAAAGATACCAAGGGCCTTTACAGAGTGCATGAATTTACAAAAGTTGAGCTATTTTGTTGGAGCAGGCCCGAAGAGAGTGATGAGCTActtgaaaatttgaaagaccTCCAGATGGACATTGTCTCGTCTCTGGGAATCTCCGCTAAGGTGCTCAACATGCCAGCTAATGACTTAGGTGCACCAGCCTTTAAAAAGTACGACATCGAGGCATGGATGCCTGGAAGAGGTTCATTTGGCGAAATTAGCAGTTCTTCTAACTGCTTGGATTTCCAAAGCAGAAGACTTAACACCAAGTACAAGGATCAGACCACAAGTAAGCTGGAATATGTACATACCTTGAACGGAACGGCTATGGCGGTGCCTCGAGTGATTCTAGCTTTGGTAGAGAACAACTACGATCCATCAACGGGAACTGTAGCGATTCCTGAGCCATTAAGAGACTTTATGGGAGGCAAGACCTTTATATAA
- the VPS29 gene encoding retromer subunit VPS29 (ancestral locus Anc_5.599), with translation MLWGGTQNVEAYTLENKFFVNPGSCTGAFNSDWPIINEEDVTVKKQLSNHTQSKPSEEPKHEDGLNDHRSDQENAKDKAEDQRKMLYVSDLDVNGSNVPSFCLLDIQDSVCTLYIYIYIDGEVKVDRVVFRKEPQTGQD, from the coding sequence ATGCTATGGGGCGGAACACAGAATGTAGAGGCTTACACATTGGAGAACAAGTTCTTTGTGAATCCTGGGAGCTGCACGGGGGCATTTAATTCCGATTGGCCGATCATaaatgaggaagatgtgACGGTGAAGAAACAGCTTTCGAATCATACTCAGAGCAAACCCAGCGAGGAGCCCAAGCACGAAGACGGGCTTAATGATCACAGGTCTGATCAGGAGAACGCCAAGGACAAGGCAGAGGatcagaggaagatgtTGTACGTCTCTGATCTGGATGTCAATGGCTCGAATGTTCCTAGCTTCTGCCTGTTGGACATTCAAGACTCAGTTTGCACGCTCTACATATACATATACATCGATGGGGAGGTGAAAGTCGACCGAGTGGTGTTCAGGAAAGAACCTCAGACTGGTCAGGATTGA
- the ARD1 gene encoding peptide alpha-N-acetyltransferase complex A subunit ARD1 (ancestral locus Anc_5.600), which translates to MPVTIRRATIEDIICMQNANLHNLPENYMLKYYMYHILSWPEASFVATTSDLNEPELDELSLEDGRGNEIKLDPHYVAPGEKLVGYVLTKMNDDPDQQNEPPNGHITSLSVMRTYRRMGIAEKLMRQALFALREVYQAEYVSLHVRQSNRAALHLYRDTLEFQMLNVEKSYYQDGEDAYAMKKVLNLDELHPSNFAHPKGSNEKLEDDLESDLLEGLVA; encoded by the coding sequence ATGCCTGTGACCATTAGGAGAGCCACCATCGAGGATATCATATGCATGCAAAATGCTAATCTGCATAATTTGCCCGAAAACTACATGTTGAAATACTATATGTACCACATCCTTTCCTGGCCTGAGGCGTCATTTGTCGCCACCACCAGCGACCTGAACGAACCTgagcttgatgagctgTCGCTGGAGGATGGCAGGGGCAACGAGATCAAACTGGACCCCCATTATGTGGCTCCGGGCGAGAAGCTGGTGGGCTACGTACTCACCAAGATGAACGACGATCCTGACCAGCAGAACGAACCACCTAACGGTCATATAACGTCATTGAGTGTCATGAGAACGTACAGAAGAATGGGAATCGCAGAAAAACTGATGAGACAAGCGCTGTTTGCATTAAGAGAGGTGTACCAAGCTGAATACGTTTCGTTGCATGTAAGGCAATCAAACAGAGCTGCTTTGCATCTCTACAGAGACACTTTGGAGTTCCAAATGCTAAACGTTGAAAAATCCTACTACCAGGACGGGGAGGACGCCTATGCAATGAAGAAAGTCCTAAATCTCGATGAGTTACATCCAAGCAATTTCGCTCACCCAAAAGGCAGCAATGAGAAGTTGGAGGATGACCTCGAGAGCGATTTACTGGAGGGGCTCGTCGCCTAG
- the TRS31 gene encoding TRAPP subunit TRS31 (ancestral locus Anc_5.601), whose product MSQRIILPSNPDGRVLANRDGYDYTIGPKQSLPNEASAALVPSRMYSESLIFRKHEVSLSAMAFLFQSMIVHVHSSSKTTAEFESRLSSYGFGIGSKLLELLNLRASIPATAYSRSSNFLSTAASTSNSAVDTAGSSNAASAVNSPGTPDLGNRTHENGSESLASLINNTRSRDLKIIDMLQFVHGTVWSYLFGHVSDDLVKSSERDNEYMIVDNQPVLTQFVSGGVSCDYFVCGIIQGFLNTAKFPCRVSAHCMPQDGFDRRVVYLIQFDKQVLEREGLRFPQ is encoded by the coding sequence ATGTCTCAACGAATCATACTACCGAGTAATCCAGATGGACGTGTACTGGCCAATAGGGACGGGTACGATTACACAATTGGTCCCAAACAATCGCTACCAAACGAGGCATCAGCTGCACTGGTACCCTCGCGAATGTACTCCGAGTCTCTCATATTCAGAAAGCATGAAGTATCTCTCTCTGCTATggcctttctcttccagagCATGATCGTGCACGTTCACAGCTCCAGCAAGACGACAGCTGAGTTTGAATCTCGGCTCAGCTCCTACGGGTTTGGTATCGGCTCCAAACTGCTGGAGCTGCTTAATCTTCGGGCGTCAATCCCGGCAACAGCATATTCAAGAAGCTCCAACTTTCTCAGCACAGCAGCCAGCACGAGCAACTCTGCGGTAGATACCGCTGGATCCAGCAATGCTGCTAGCGCAGTTAACTCTCCGGGAACACCAGATCTTGGAAACCGCACTCACGAGAACGGCAGCGAATCCCTGGCGTCACTCATCAACAACACCAGATCGCGCGATCTGAAGATCATAGACATGCTGCAGTTCGTTCACGGCACTGTATGGTCCTATCTCTTTGGCCATGTCAGCGACGACCTAGTCAAGTCGTCGGAAAGAGATAACGAGTATATGATAGTGGATAACCAGCCAGTACTGACGCAATTCGTCTCTGGCGGCGTCTCGTGTGATTACTTCGTTTGCGGCATCATTCAAGGCTTCCTCAACACTGCTAAGTTCCCTTGCCGTGTGTCAGCCCATTGCATGCCGCAAGATGGCTTTGATCGCAGGGTCGTCTACTTAATTCAGTTCGACAAGCAGGTCCTCGAAAGAGAAGGGTTGAGATTCCCGCAGTGA
- the SPO13 gene encoding Spo13p (ancestral locus Anc_5.602), with protein MQRKRFRVLKDGEKPLQTKTTNVRTALPDPVVERPASKKISVSSRKRKAASGQGPDKRKKRSPSTLFDSEDVRIKVMDPSNDLKKINGARCTESELEERSPPGRLSSVEEEENSLQIEDFDQPPQSTSTPVLQPANRYREEGNSSLFLVNQPGFISPVLYQPNAYVYPGGSPQGSPFISRPFVEQNGYPIPLFAGDFQYTPSQPPPVARLPDDSHLYGYDPHRGSMSKQGPRYQTTYPMDNIGYQPYRLHCYSRSTRPVLYRDTVFPGSSNTGSYKSSGGEATYPDSSQSLKRSGRGGSEAFS; from the coding sequence atgcagagaaagaggTTCAGGGTGTTGAAGGACGGTGAGAAGCCACTTCAAACCAAGACGACGAACGTTAGGACGGCACTGCCGGATCCGGTGGTTGAAAGACCTGCAAGTAAGAAGATATCTGTAAGCTCAAGGAAACGCAAGGCAGCCTCGGGACAAGGCCCCGATAAGAGAAAGAAACGCAGTCCCTCGACGTTGTTTGATTCTGAGGATGTCCGAATCAAGGTGATGGATCCTAGTAatgacttgaagaagatcaacggCGCCCGCTGCACTGAGAGCGAGCTTGAGGAGAGGTCGCCACCTGGGCGGCTATCGTCGGttgaggaggaagagaatTCTCTCCAGATAGAGGACTTTGATCAGCCTCCTCAGTCGACCTCTACGCCAGTGCTGCAGCCCGCAAACAGGTACCGAGAAGAGGGAAACAGCAGCCTTTTTCTGGTGAACCAGCCAGGTTTCATATCTCCGGTTCTTTATCAGCCCAATGCCTATGTCTACCCAGGAGGCTCTCCGCAAGGCTCGCCGTTCATCAGCAGGCCCTTCGTGGAGCAGAATGGATACCCAATACCGCTGTTTGCTGGAGATTTTCAATACACGCCGTCGCAACCGCCGCCAGTGGCAAGGCTGCCGGATGATTCTCACTTATACGGATACGATCCTCATAGGGGATCGATGAGCAAGCAAGGCCCGAGATATCAGACAACGTATCCGATGGACAATATCGGATATCAGCCGTATCGACTGCATTGCTATTCAAGAAGCACTCGGCCTGTGCTCTACCGCGATACTGTCTTCCCAGGCAGCAGCAATACGGGAAGCTATAAATCTAGCGGCGGAGAAGCTACATATCCAGATAGCAGTCAGAGCCTGAAAAGGTCTGGCAGAGGCGGTAGTGAAGCATTTTCATAA